One segment of Nyctibius grandis isolate bNycGra1 chromosome 11, bNycGra1.pri, whole genome shotgun sequence DNA contains the following:
- the SLC39A5 gene encoding zinc transporter ZIP5 — translation MGPRGLLLGVLGLAALVALGAGGSLEPLPEDAAQEHGYYLQQLFGQYGANGTLPSEGLARLLGSLGLGRVRVVRIQHEELGHGHVSHLDLLEVQDEKHRHRHPLWEHGGDPAPSTPTPTRTPSPEPSVTKSWTTAAPTEPPPSAGATPGSRGDPLAPRRDPPGLSLLGRVLGLEHSSADHPHDDCLNVSQLLGHFGLAAVAPLTPEQFTLLCPALLYQIDSRVCIQHRDEVTLPPPGGGPVDRTPPHPAHPPSRVLRPPPRPCHLTGPAALGWGLLAVALVSLPSALAVALVPLLSPGSFRSLLAFLVALAVGTLCGDALLHLWPHAQGRHQETPAEPGAAVLQGLAVLGGIYLLFLVELLVGTLRRRREATGRSPGETPDVAVGVPAPSQGGAELRHLTAPEPELEFAPQGHPQGHPQGHPQGHPHGPPHGHPHGPPHGHSHGPTLPPSPGATDIVWMVVLGDGIHNLTDGVAIGAAFSHSLAGGLSTALAVLCHELPHELGDLAVLLQAGTAPRTVLLLNLLSALLSCLGAAAGAAVGQSAAHLTPWILATTAGVFLYVALADMLPEVLRGPGEGTWGRFVLQNGGFLLGSGIMLGIALAEGHVRAWLQP, via the exons ATGGGCCCCCGCGGGCTCCTCCTGGGCGTCCTGGGGCTGGCGGCCCTGGTGGCCCTGGGGGCCGGGGGGTCCCTGGAGCCGCTGCCCGAGGACGCGGCGCAGGAGCACGGCTACTACCTGCAGCAGCTGTTCGGGCAGTACGGGGCCAACGGGACGCTGCCCTCGGAGGGGCTGGCGCGGCTGCtgggctccctggggctgggccGCGTGCGGGTGGTCCGCATCCAGCACGAGGAGCTGGGCCACGGCCACGTCAGCCACCTGGACCTGCTCGAGGTGCAGGACGAGaagcaccggcaccggcacccgCTCTGGGAGCACGGCGGGGACCCGGCGCCCAGCACCCCGACGCCCACCCGCACCCCCAG ccccgagccctCCGTGACTAAGAGCTGGACGACGGCGGCGCCCACCGAGCCCCCCCCCAGTGCCGGGGCCACCCCTGGGAGCCGCGGGGACCCCCTGGCCCCCCGGCGGGACCCCCCCGGCCTGAGCCTgctggggagggtgctgggccTGGAGCACTCCAGCGCCGACCACCCGCACGATGAC TGCCTCAACGTCTCGCAGCTGCTGGGGCACTTCGGGCTGGCGGCCGTGGCCCCGCTCACGCCGGAGCAGTTCACGCTGCTCTGCCCCGCGCTGCTCTACCAGATCGACAGCCGCGTCTGCATCCAGCACCGCGACGAGGTGACGCTGCCGCCCCCGGGGGGGGGCCCCGTGGACAG GACACCCCCCCATCCTGCACACCCCCCATCCCGGGTGCTgcgccccccaccccggccATGCCATCTCACCGGCCCTGcagcgctgggctgggggctcctGGCCGTCGCCCTCGTCAGCCTCCCCTCCGCCCTGGCCGTCGCCCTCGTCCCGCTGCTGAGCCCCGGCTCCTTCCGCTCGCTGCTGGCCTTCCTGGTGGCCCTGGCCGTGGGGACGCTCTGCGGGGACGCCCTGCTCCACCTCTGGCCCCAC GCGCAGGGGAGGCACCAGGAGACGCCGGCGGAGCCGGGGGCCGCggtgctgcaggggctggcGGTGCTGGGGGGCATCTACCTGCTCTTCCTGGTGGAGCTGCTCGTGGGGACGCTGCGGCGGAGGCGGGAGGCCACG GGACGCTCCCCCGGAGAGACCCCCGACGTGGCCGTGGGGGTCCCGGCACCGTCACAAGGAG GGGCCGAGCTGCGACACCTGACGGCACCGGAGCCAGAGCTGGAGTTCgcaccccagggacacccccagggacacccccagggacacccccagggacacccccaCGGACCCCCCCACGGACACCCCCACGGACCCCCCCACGGACACTCCCACGGCCCCacgctgccccccagccccggcgccACTGACATCGTCTGGAtggtggtgctgggggacgggATCCACAACCTGACGGACGGGGTGGCCATCG GTGCCGCCTTCTCGCACAGCCTCGCCGGCGGGCTCAGCACCGCGCTGGCCGTGCTCTGCCACGAGCTGCCCCACGAGCTGG GTgacctggcagtgctgctgcaggcGGGCACGGCCCCCCGCACCGTCCTGCTCCTCAACCTGCTCTCggccctgctctcctgcctgggcgcggcggcgggggcggccgtgGGGCAGAGCGCGGCCCACCTCACCCCCTGGATCCTCGCCACCACCGCCGGCGTCTTCCTCTACGTGGCCCTGGCCGACATG ctccccGAGGTGCTGCGGGGCCCCGGCGAGGGCACCTGGGGCCGCTTCGTCCTGCAGAACGGGGGGTTCCTGCTGGGCAGCGGCATCATGCTGGGCATCGCCCTGGCCGAGGGACACGTCCGCgcctggctgcagccctga
- the ANKRD52 gene encoding serine/threonine-protein phosphatase 6 regulatory ankyrin repeat subunit C, translating to MGILSITDQPPLVQAIFNRDIEEVRSLLNQKENINVLDQERRTPLHAAAYIGDVAILELLILSGANVNAKDTVWLTPLHRAAASRNEKALHLLLKHSADVNARDKYWQTPLHVAAANRATKCVEAIIPLLSTVNVADRTGRTALHHAVHSGHLEMVNLLLNKGASLSTCDKKDRQPIHWAAFLGHLEVLKLLVARGADVMCKDKKGYTLLHTAAASGQIEVVRHLLRLGVEIDEPNSFGNTALHIACYMGQDAVANELVNYGANVNQPNEKGFTPLHFAAVSTNGALCLELLVNNGADVNFQSKEGKSPLHMAAIHGRFTRSQILIQNGSEIDCADKYGNTPLHVAARYGHELLISTLMTNGADTARRGIHDMFPLHLAVLFGFSDCCRKLLSSGQLYSIVSSLSNEHVLSAGFDINTPDNLGRTCLHAAASGGNVECLNLLLSSGADLRRRDKFGRTPLHYAAANGSYQCTVTLVTAGASINEADCKGCTPLHYAAASDTYRRAETHSGNSHDTDEEPLKESRLKEAFFCLEFLLDNGADPSLRDKQGYTAVHYAAAYGNRQNLELLLEMSFNCLEDVESTIPVSPLHLAAYNGHCEALKTLAETLVNLDVRDHKGRTALYLATERGSTECVEVLTSHGASALVKERKRKWTPLHAAAANGNTDSLHLLIDSGERADITDVMDIHGQTPLMLAIMNGHVDCVHLLLEKGSTADAADKRGRTALHRGAVTGCEDCLAALLDHDAFVLCRDFKGRTPIHFASACGHLEILRTLLQAALSTDPLDSVVDYSGYSPMHWASYSGHEDCLELLLEHNPFAYLEGNPFTPLHCAVINNQDGTAEMLVEALGAKIVNSRDAKGRTPLHAAAFADNTHGLQLLLRHQAEVDTTDKLGRTPLMVASENGHTAAVEFLLYQAKANITVLDVNKNTALHLACSKGHEKCALLILGETQDLGLINASNSALQMPLHIAARNGLASVVQALLSRGATVLAVDEEGHTPALACAPNKDVADCLALILSTMKPFPPKDAISSFSFNLLKNCGIAAKTAACGALPNGSACPYGKDRPSAIGLDGCYSE from the exons ATGGGGATTCTCAGCATCACGGACCAG CCTCCTCTGGTCCAAGCCATCTTCAACCGCGATATAGAGGAGGTGCGGTCGCTGCTGAACCAGAAGGAGAACATTAATGTACTG GACCAAGAAAGACGAACGCCGCTGCATGCTGCTGCCTACATAGGAGATGTTGCAATCCTCGAGCTCCTCATACTGTCAG gtgCTAATGTCAACGCGAAGGACACGGTTTGGCTCACTCCATTGCACCGCGCTGCCGCTTCTCGTAACGAG aaGGCACTTCACCTCCTCCTGAAGCACTCGGCGGACGTCAATGCCCGCGACAAGTATTGGCAAACGCCTCTGCATGTCGCCGCTGCCAACCGGGCCACCAAGTGCGTGGAGGCCATCATCCCCCTGCTGAGCACTGTCAACGTCGCGGACCGCACGGGCCGCACGGCGCTGCACCACGCCGTGCACAGCGGCCACCTCGAG ATGGTGAACCTGCTGTTGAACAAAGGGGCCAGCCTGAGCACCTGCGACAAGAAGGACCGCCAGCCCATCCACTGGGCAGCTTTCCTCG GGCATTTGGAAGTTCTGAAGCTGCTGGTGGCCCGGGGAGCTGATGTGATGTGTAAGGACAAGAAGGGCTACACCCTGCTGCACACCGCGGCGGCCAGCGGCCAGATCGAAGTCGTGCGTCACCTGCTGAGGCTGGGAGTCGAG ATTGATGAACCAAATTCCTTCGGAAACACTGCACTTCACATTGCCTGTTACATGGGCCAAGATGCCGTGGCCAACGAGCTGGTCAATTACGGCGCCAACGTCAATCAGCCTAACGAGAAGGGCTTCACCCCTCTGCACTTTGCCGCCGTCTCCACCAATGGGGCCCTGTGCCTGGAGCTCCTCGTGAACAACGGGGCCGATGTCAACTTTCAG AGTAAGGAAGGGAAGAGCCCTTTGCACATGGCTGCCATTCACGGACGGTTCACGCGTTCCCAGATCCTCATTCAGAATG gCAGTGAGATCGACTGCGCTGACAAATACGGCAATACCCCCCTCCACGTTGCTGCTAGATATGGCCACGAGCTGCTAATTAGTACTTTGATGACGAATGGTGCTGACACTGCAAG GCGTGGGATCCACGACATGTTCCCTCTGCACTTAGCTGTTCTCTTTGGATTTTCAGACTGTTGTCGTAAGCTACTTTCCTCAG gTCAGTTGTACAGTATCGTCTCCTCGCTGAGCAACGAGCACGTGCTGTCTGCAGGCTTCGATATCAACACGCCTGACAACCTCGGGAGGACTTGCCTCCACGCTGCTGCTTCTGGAGG GAATGTTGAATGTCTTAATTTGCTGTTGAGCAGCGGTGCTGACTTGAGGAGGAGAGATAAATTCGGGAG gaCTCCACTGCACTACGCAGCTGCCAACGGCAGCTACCAGTGTACGGTGACGCTGGTCACGGCAGGGGCCAGCATTAACGAGGCTGACTGTAAAGGCTGCACCCCCTTACACTATGCTGCTGCTTCGGACACGTACAGGAG AGCAGAGACTCATTCAGGAAACAGCCATGACACTGATGAGGAGCCACTGAAGGAGTCCCGGCTGAAGGAGGCATTCTT TTGTTTAGAGTTCCTGCTGGATAATGGTGCTGACCCATCCCTCCGGGACAAGCAGGGATATACCGCTGTCCACTATGCAGCTGCGTACGGCAACAGGCAGAACCTcgagctg CTCCTGGAAATGTCTTTTAACTGCCTGGAGGATGTGGAAAGCACCATTCCAGTCAGCCCTTTGCACTTAGCT GCCTACAATGGTCACTGTGAAGCCCTGAAGACACTTGCCGAAACCCTCGTGAACCTCGACGTGCGGGACCACAAGGGGCGGACGGCGCTGTACCTCGCCACGGAGAGAGGCTCCACGGAGTGCGTGGAGGTGCTCACCAGCCACGGCGCGTCCGCCCTggtgaaggagaggaagaggaagtggACCCCTCTCCATGCTGCAG CTGCCAACGGGAACACGGATTCCCTGCACCTCCTGATAGACAGCGGGGAGCGGGCAGACATCACCGACGTCATGGACATCCACGGCCA GACCCCGCTGATGCTGGCGATCATGAACGGCCACGTTGACTGTGTCCATCTCCTGCTGGAGAAGGGATCCACGGCCGACGCGGCAGACAAGAGGGGAAGGACCGCCCTGCACCGAGGG GCGGTGACGGGCTGTGAGGACTGCCTGGCTGCGCTGCTGGACCACGATGCCTTCGTTCTGTGTCGGGATTTCAAAGGCCGGACCCCGATCCACTTTGCGTCGGCGTGCGGGCACTTAGAAATCCTGAGgaccctgctgcaggcagccctCTCTACTGACCCTCTGGACTCTGTGGTGGACTACAGCGGCTACTCACCGATGCACTGGGCTTCATACAGTG gGCATGAAGATTGTCTTGAATTGTTACTTGAACACAATCCGTTTGCATACCTAGAAGGAAACCCCTTTACTCCATTGCACTGTGCAGT AATTAACAACCAGGACGGCACTGCGGAAATGCTGGTGGAAGCATTAGGTGCCAAGATTGTTAATAGCAGAGATGCCAAAGGAAG GACACCCCTTCACGCTGCTGCCTTTGCAGACAACACCCATGGTTTACAGCTGCTCCTGCGCCACCAAGCCGAGGTGGACACGACTGACAAGCTGGGGAGGACTCCCCTCATGGTGGCTTCTGAGAACGGGCACACCGCAGCAGTCG AGTTCCTGCTGTACCaagcaaaagcaaatataaCTGTGCTGGATGTCAACAAGAACACAGCTCTTCACCTGGCCTGCAGCAAG GGTCATGAAAAGTGTGCCTTGTTGATCCTGGGGGAAACCCAAGACCTTGGCCTTATCAATGCAAGTAACAGTGCTCTGCAGAT gcCGCTCCACATCGCCGCTCGCAACGGGCTGGCCTCCGTCGTCCAGGCCCTGCTCAGCCGAGGGGCCACCGTGCTGGCTGTGGATGAAGAAG GTCATACCCCAGCCTTGGCGTGTGCCCCCAACAAGGACGTCGCCGACTGCCTGGCACTTATCCTCTCCACCATGAAGCCTTTCCCACCTAAAGACGCCATCAGCTCGTTCAGCTTCAACCTCCTCAAGAACTGCGGCATCGCGGCCAAGACGGCCGCCTGCGGGGCCCTGCCCAACGGCAGCGCCTGCCCCTACGGCAAGGACCGGCCCAGCGCCATCGGCCTGGACGGCTGTTACTCGGAGTAG